One window of Perca flavescens isolate YP-PL-M2 chromosome 15, PFLA_1.0, whole genome shotgun sequence genomic DNA carries:
- the LOC114570120 gene encoding perforin-1 — MFLLNICLYASVVLSLPQCTYQSCVEGTPRQCLDAEFAPGTNLAGEGFDITKMERKGAFVLDMNKWKHKDKTCTLCSNPYLENKKQKLPLSVVDWRPKQSCSMKVASTLHRSSESVVSSSTSSVENNWQANLDVTVGEKGGSVMLAGTNSKLAEYSMEKTKNDKFSFTSHSMSCEFYSYRVSGTPKLHREFQKAVKQLPKIYSPEYKQRFYKLIDNFGTHYVTKVKLGGSVLSVTSIRQCQASLLGLSLEEVQMCLEVEASASIKATIKTQAKHCQKDINKMESKTSFSSLFNDRFTEIKGGYTTEPDLLFSADKDPAAYKEWLNSLPQNPDIVSYSLDSLHELLPTNTPARKNLRSAISHYILEKGLWKNCTDRCQAGIKSDPRDTCVCQCHNDPAVNQDCCPTRKGMARVIITVQRASGLWGDHTTATDGYVKVSFNGQMVRRSPVIHNNNNPHWAMVIDLGSRDLSSGCKVRFEVWDEDNNWDDDLLGECEQTLSAGVKQDLCNLQHGQLFYKLEVKCAPSLSGDLCKDYKPSPMSQSLKRLYVSRHAHPVPKAILLEMGVFVDETSSQKNLSLITQTQRFDMI, encoded by the exons ATGTTTCTGTTGAATATTTGCCTCTATGCCAGCGTCGTGCTGTCCCTCCCTCAGTGTACGTATCAATCATGCGTAGAGGGGACACCCAGACAGTGCCTGGATGCAGAATTTGCTCCAGGTACCAATTTGGCTGGTGAAGGCTTTGATATCACCAAAATGGAACGTAAAGGAGCCTTTGTGCTCGACATGAATAAGTGGAAACACAAGGATAAAACGTGCACCCTTTGTAGCAACCCCTATctggaaaacaaaaagcaaaagctCCCCTTGTCAGTGGTGGACTGGAGACCAAAGCAGTCCTGCAGCATGAAAGTGGCCAGTACACTTCACCGATCCAGTGAGTCTGTGGTCAGTTCCAGCACCTCTTCTGTGGAAAACAACTGGCAGGCCAATCTAGATGTTACTGTGGGTGAAAAAGGCGGCTCAGTGATGCTAGCTGGTACTAATTCTAAATTGGCTGAATACTCCAtggaaaaaacaaagaatgacAAGTTCAGCTTCACAAGCCACAGCATGTCCTGTGAGTTCTACAG CTATAGAGTGTCCGGCACTCCCAAGCTGCACAGAGAATTTCAAAAAGCAGTGAAACAGCTCCCCAAAATCTACAGTCCTGAATACAAGCAACGATTTTACAAACTGATTGACAACTTTGGCACCCATTATGTTACCAAG GTGAAATTGGGAGGAAGTGTTCTATCTGTGACCAGCATCAGGCAGTGCCAGGCCAGCCTGCTGGGCCTCAGCCTGGAGGAGGTACAAATGTGCCTGGAAGTTGAAGCGTCTGCCAGCATTAAAGCTACAATAAAAACTCAAGCAAAACACTGCCAGAAGGACATTAACAAGATGGAAAGTAAGACATCCTTCTCCAGCCTCTTCAATGATAG GTTCACAGAAATAAAAGGGGGTTATACCACGGAGCCAGACCTTCTTTTCTCTGCTGACAAAGATCCAGCAGCCTACAAAGAATGGCTGAACTCACTACCACAGAACCCAGACATAGTCTCATATTCCCTGGACTCGCTCCATGAATTACTGCCTACTAACACCCCTGCCCGTAAGAACCTGCGCTCAGCCATTAGCCATTATATCCTGGAGAAAGGCCTGTGGAAGAACTGCACTGACCGATGTCAGGCCGGCATAAAGAGCGACCCAAGGGACACCTGTGTCTGCCAATGCCACAATGACCCTGCTGTAAACCAAGATTGCTGCCCGACCCGTAAGGGCATGGCACGGGTCATTATAACTGTACAGCGGGCTTCTGGTCTTTGGGGAGACCACACCACAGCCACGGATGGCTACGTGAAGGTGTCCTTCAACGGGCAGATGGTCCGACGCTCTCCTGTcattcacaacaacaacaacccacACTGGGCCATGGTCATCGACCTAGGCTCCCGGGATTTGTCATCGGGATGTAAAGTGAGATTTGAAGTGTGGGATGAGGACAACAACTGGGACGACGACCTGTTGGGAGAATGTGAGCAGACCCTCTCTGCTGGAGTCAAGCAGGATCTCTGTAACCTGCAACATGGCCAACTATTCTACAAATTGGAGGTGAAATGTGCTCCGAGTCTGAGCGGAGATTTATGCAAGGACTATAAACCTTCGCCAATGAGTCAAAGTCTGAAGAGGCTGTATGTGTCCCGTCATGCACATCCTGTTCCAAAGGCCATCCTCTTAGAGATGGGTGTGTTTGTGGATGAAACAAGCTCACAGAAAAACCTGAGTCTTATTACCCAGACTCAAAGGTTTGATATGATATAA